The proteins below come from a single Strix uralensis isolate ZFMK-TIS-50842 chromosome 8, bStrUra1, whole genome shotgun sequence genomic window:
- the S1PR1 gene encoding sphingosine 1-phosphate receptor 1: MSSGTTAPLKVVSNLANTDVNYVIKEHYNYTGKLNENADSGIKMTSVVFIIICCFIILENIFVLLTIWKTKKFHRPMYYFIGNLALSDLLAGVAYTANLLLSGHKTYSLTPSQWFVREGSMFVALSASVFSLLAIAIERYITMLKMKLHNGSNSFRSFLLISACWVISVILGGLPIMGWNCISLLSNCSTVLPLYHKHYILFCTTVFTGLLLSIVVLYCRIYSMVRTRSRRLTFRKNITKATRSSEKSLALLKTVIIVLSAFIACWAPLFILLLLDVGCKVKTCPILYKAEYFLVLAVLNSATNPIIYTLTNKEMRRAFIKILCCCKCPPADSGTKFKRPIIGGMEFSRSKSDNSSHPQKEEGDRPETIMSSGNVTSSS; encoded by the coding sequence ATGAGCTCCGGCACCACCGCCCCGCTGAAGGTCGTCAGCAACCTCGCCAACACTGATGTCAACTATGTCATCAAAGAGCATTATAATTACACGGGGAAGCTAAATGAGAATGCGGACAGTGGAATAAAAATGACATCGGTGGTTTTTATCATCATTTGCTGCTTTATAATCTTAGAGAACATTTTTGTCTTGCTCACCATCTGGAAAACCAAGAAGTTTCACAGACCCATGTACTATTTCATTGGGAACCTGGCTCTTTCAGACTTGCTGGCTGGTGTGGCTTACACTGCCAACCTCCTGCTATCTGGACACAAAACCTATAGCCTCACCCCCTCCCAGTGGTTTGTAAGAGAAGGCAGCATGTTTGTTGCCTTGTCAGCTTCTGTGTTCAGCTTGTTGGCCATTGCCATTGAGAGATACATCACCATGCTGAAGATGAAACTGCACAATGGCAGCAACAGCTTCCGCTCCTTCTTGCTGATCAGTGCTTGCTGGGTTATCTCTGTGATACTCGGGGGACTCCCGATCATGGGCTGGAACTGCATCAGCCTCTTGTCCAACTGCTCCACCGTGCTGCCTCTCTACCACAAGCACTATATTCTCTTTTGCACCACCGTTTTCACTGGCCTTTTGCTATCTATTGTCGTCCTCTATTGCAGGATCTACTCCATGGTGAGGACTAGGAGCCGCAGGCTGACATTTCGGAAAAACATTACCAAAGCTACTAGGAGCTCAGAAAAGTCCCTAGCCTTGCTCAAGACAGTGATCATAGTCCTGAGTGCCTTCATCGCCTGCTGGGCTCCCTTGTTCATCCTGCTTTTGCTGGATGTGGGGTGTAAAGTGAAGACCTGCCCAATCCTCTACAAAGCAGAGTATTTCTTAGTACTGGCCGTGCTCAATTCAGCCACGAACCCTATCATCTACACCTTGACAAACAAAGAGATGCGGAGGGCTTTCATCAAGATTCTGTGCTGCTGCAAATGTCCCCCAGCAGATTCTGGGACCAAATTCAAGAGGCCGATCATTGGAGGGATGGAGTTCAGCCGGAGTAAGTCTGACAACTCCTCCCACCCACAGAAGGAGGAAGGTGACCGTCCTGAAACCATCATGTCTTCGGGCAACGTGACCTCATCTTCTTAG